One window of Flavobacteriales bacterium genomic DNA carries:
- a CDS encoding carboxylesterase family protein: protein MTGRSLTLPLLFLLSQAACTQNYVTPDQFAFRVDSNLVYGTAPNYLGVPVTLTLDLYKPIGNTDDARPLLVLVHGGSWLAGCKNDGNSGVVGLARAFAGRGYVVASVNYRLGYQKAAYVPTPAGPPVWPGAYLSLYAADTLEMVRALYRAQQDVKGAIRWLKARADIDSTCADKTFVGGESAGGFNALAVGFLDRPEEKPASCGDLPDAPVPGANLLNQTGYACGLQTWTPTGTMLQRPDLGPVDGTLNLNGTDARVRGVVNLFGGVPTDAIALDWWQGVDTPSVYLFHQSCDGIVPFNVGRPYQTMSGYCNLGATPWHYTYPIILGSNAIKATFEAMPDPPNFTTDFISCDPFNSDIAVIDCIRYGNNGSYHAPGNLVQRAANIAAFLEPLASGPSNCSVTGIAEQSPPETRVFPQPATDQVQVIDPRLEGKVALRMIAMDGHMVAEKSIRDAHGSVEFTFGKEVPDGIYLLRFQADEGMGSVRVLLQR from the coding sequence ATGACCGGACGCTCGCTCACGTTGCCGCTGCTTTTCCTGCTTTCACAGGCGGCTTGCACCCAGAACTATGTCACGCCCGATCAATTCGCCTTCCGCGTGGACAGCAACCTGGTCTATGGCACCGCCCCGAACTACCTCGGCGTCCCGGTGACGTTGACGCTGGACCTGTACAAGCCGATCGGCAACACGGACGATGCCCGTCCCTTGCTCGTCTTGGTGCATGGCGGTTCCTGGTTGGCCGGTTGCAAGAACGACGGCAACAGCGGGGTGGTGGGTTTGGCGCGTGCTTTTGCCGGCCGTGGCTATGTGGTGGCCAGCGTGAACTATCGGCTGGGCTATCAGAAGGCGGCCTATGTGCCCACTCCGGCAGGGCCGCCCGTATGGCCAGGGGCATACCTCAGCCTGTACGCGGCGGACACCTTGGAAATGGTGCGGGCGCTCTACCGGGCGCAACAGGACGTGAAGGGGGCGATCCGCTGGCTGAAAGCGCGTGCTGACATCGACAGTACCTGCGCTGATAAGACCTTCGTGGGCGGTGAGAGCGCCGGTGGTTTCAACGCGCTGGCGGTGGGCTTCTTGGACCGGCCGGAGGAAAAACCCGCCTCCTGCGGTGATCTCCCCGACGCGCCCGTGCCCGGCGCGAACCTGCTGAACCAGACCGGCTACGCCTGCGGGCTGCAGACATGGACCCCGACCGGCACCATGCTCCAACGTCCTGACCTTGGCCCCGTTGACGGCACGTTGAACCTGAACGGGACGGATGCGCGCGTCCGTGGCGTGGTGAACCTGTTCGGCGGCGTGCCCACGGATGCGATCGCACTGGACTGGTGGCAGGGCGTGGATACACCGAGCGTCTACCTCTTCCATCAGAGCTGCGATGGCATCGTCCCCTTCAACGTCGGAAGGCCGTACCAGACCATGTCCGGATACTGCAACCTCGGAGCAACTCCATGGCACTACACCTATCCCATCATTCTCGGCAGTAATGCGATCAAGGCCACGTTCGAGGCGATGCCCGATCCGCCCAATTTCACCACGGACTTCATCTCCTGCGATCCCTTCAACAGCGACATCGCTGTGATCGATTGCATACGGTACGGCAACAACGGCAGCTATCATGCGCCGGGCAACCTGGTCCAGCGTGCCGCCAACATCGCCGCTTTCCTGGAACCGTTGGCCAGTGGTCCGTCCAACTGTTCGGTCACCGGTATCGCGGAACAAAGTCCGCCGGAAACGCGCGTATTCCCTCAACCGGCAACGGACCAGGTACAAGTGATCGATCCAAGGTTAGAAGGGAAGGTGGCCTTACGGATGATCGCCATGGACGGGCACATGGTCGCGGAAAAGAGCATTCGTGATGCGCACGGAAGCGTGGAATTCACGTTCGGGAAAGAGGTGCCGGACGGCATTTACCTGCTCCGGTTCCAAGCGGATGAAGGCATGGGGTCGGTGCGCGTTCTCCTGCAGCGGTAA
- the polA gene encoding DNA polymerase I, protein MSLTLDNAGNNNEDKRLFLLDAFALIYRAYFSFIRNPRINSQRMNTSAAFGFTLTLMDLIKREKPTHIAVVFDTAAPTERHITHVEYKANRQEMPDDIRSNVPYIRRIIEAFNIPVIESDGYEADDVIGTLAKKAEREGYTTYMVTPDKDFGQLVTGKILMYKPGRSGAPPELLGPKEVCARWDLENTDQVRDILGLMGDAVDNIPGIPGIGEKTAMKLVKQFGSLEGVIDGVEQLKGKQKENVIAFAEQGRMSKALATILVDAPVEVDHTALHLDPPDEEKIKEVFSELEFRSLLKAVLGVDAQVEAAPAARKKAAVHADQISMFGSEGGEGGDGREGNEGGMGSAAMADLTTTPHDYRIADTPERQTALAKELTVLEKFCFDTETDALSVQNAELVGLSFSWKAHEGWYVPVPAGKEHAQPVVERFRAVLEDLKIEKVAQNLKYDMLVMERYGVSVKGPQFDTMLAHFLLESDLRHGMDYMAETILHYRPKPITDLIGPKGKGQKTMRDVPVEAVAEYAAEDADITWQLHEKLAPQLKEKEQEKLFKEVEMPLVRVLADMEREGIRLDVDALNAFSKELGEDILVLQEKIIAACGVQFNIDSPKQLGDVLFETLKLGGEKPKKTRTGQYQTSEDVLSAMAHEHAVIPLILDYRSLRKLKGTYVDTLPLAVDPADGRVHTNYRQAVAATGRLSSDEPNLQNIPIRTEKGREIRKAFVPRDENYGLLSADYSQIELRIIAHMSGDANMQEAFRQGLDIHAATAAKVFNTPIEAVTREQRGRAKAVNFGIAYGQGAFGLSQNLGIPRGEAQGIIDGYFAEFPGVKGYMDEMIGFCREHGYVQTMMGRRRYLPDIQSGNNTVRAAAERVAINAPMQGSAADIIKVAMIRIHDKIRAERMKSKLLLQVHDELVFDCLLEEEEELMAMVKELMEGALALAVPLVVDMRVGKNWLEAH, encoded by the coding sequence ATGTCCCTTACCCTTGATAACGCCGGTAATAACAATGAGGACAAGCGCCTCTTTCTCCTGGACGCCTTCGCCTTGATCTACCGCGCCTATTTCAGTTTCATCCGCAACCCGCGCATCAATAGCCAGCGGATGAATACCAGCGCGGCCTTTGGCTTCACGCTGACGTTGATGGACCTGATCAAGCGGGAGAAACCCACGCACATCGCCGTGGTATTCGACACCGCCGCGCCCACCGAACGGCACATCACGCACGTTGAATACAAAGCCAACCGGCAGGAGATGCCGGACGACATCCGCAGCAACGTGCCGTATATCCGCCGCATCATTGAGGCATTCAACATCCCGGTGATCGAAAGCGACGGCTACGAGGCGGACGATGTGATCGGCACACTGGCCAAGAAAGCGGAAAGGGAAGGCTACACCACCTATATGGTGACGCCCGACAAGGACTTCGGACAATTGGTGACCGGGAAGATCTTAATGTATAAGCCCGGCCGCAGTGGCGCGCCACCAGAACTATTGGGGCCGAAGGAAGTCTGCGCGCGCTGGGACCTGGAGAACACCGATCAGGTGCGCGACATCCTCGGCCTGATGGGCGACGCGGTGGACAACATCCCCGGCATTCCCGGCATCGGCGAGAAGACCGCCATGAAGCTGGTGAAACAGTTCGGCAGCTTGGAAGGCGTCATCGACGGTGTGGAGCAGCTCAAGGGCAAGCAGAAGGAGAACGTGATCGCCTTCGCGGAGCAGGGCCGGATGAGCAAGGCGTTGGCCACCATCCTGGTGGACGCACCTGTGGAGGTGGACCATACCGCACTGCACCTGGATCCGCCGGACGAGGAGAAGATCAAGGAGGTGTTCAGCGAACTGGAATTCCGCAGTCTGTTGAAGGCCGTACTGGGCGTAGATGCACAAGTGGAAGCCGCGCCCGCAGCACGCAAAAAGGCGGCAGTGCATGCGGACCAGATCAGCATGTTCGGGAGTGAAGGAGGTGAGGGAGGCGATGGAAGGGAGGGAAACGAGGGGGGGATGGGAAGTGCTGCCATGGCCGACCTCACCACCACCCCGCACGATTACCGAATCGCCGACACGCCTGAAAGACAGACGGCCTTGGCTAAGGAGCTGACCGTGCTGGAGAAATTCTGTTTTGACACCGAGACCGACGCCCTCTCCGTGCAGAATGCGGAGCTGGTGGGCCTCTCCTTCAGCTGGAAAGCACATGAAGGATGGTACGTCCCGGTGCCCGCCGGGAAGGAGCATGCACAGCCCGTTGTGGAGCGCTTCCGTGCCGTGCTGGAGGACCTGAAGATCGAAAAGGTGGCGCAGAACCTCAAGTATGACATGCTGGTGATGGAGCGCTACGGCGTCAGCGTGAAAGGCCCGCAGTTCGACACCATGCTCGCGCACTTCCTGCTGGAATCCGACCTGCGGCACGGCATGGACTACATGGCCGAGACCATCCTGCACTACAGGCCGAAGCCGATCACCGATCTGATCGGGCCGAAAGGCAAAGGCCAGAAGACCATGCGCGACGTGCCCGTGGAAGCGGTGGCGGAATATGCCGCGGAAGATGCCGACATCACCTGGCAGCTCCATGAAAAACTGGCGCCTCAACTGAAGGAAAAGGAACAGGAAAAACTCTTCAAGGAAGTGGAGATGCCGCTAGTGCGCGTGTTGGCGGACATGGAGCGCGAGGGCATCCGCCTGGACGTGGACGCATTGAACGCCTTCAGCAAGGAACTGGGCGAGGACATCCTGGTCCTGCAGGAGAAGATCATCGCGGCCTGCGGCGTACAATTCAATATCGATTCGCCCAAGCAGTTAGGCGATGTGCTGTTCGAGACGCTGAAGCTTGGCGGCGAGAAGCCGAAGAAGACACGCACCGGCCAGTACCAGACCAGCGAGGACGTGCTGAGCGCCATGGCCCACGAACATGCCGTCATCCCTTTGATCCTGGACTACCGTAGCCTGCGGAAGTTGAAAGGCACCTATGTGGATACGCTTCCGCTCGCCGTGGACCCTGCGGACGGCCGCGTCCACACCAACTACCGTCAGGCCGTGGCGGCCACGGGCCGGTTGAGCAGTGATGAGCCGAACCTGCAGAACATCCCGATCCGCACGGAGAAGGGCCGTGAGATCCGCAAGGCCTTCGTGCCGCGTGATGAAAATTACGGCCTGCTCAGCGCGGACTATTCGCAGATCGAACTGCGCATCATTGCGCACATGAGCGGCGACGCCAACATGCAAGAGGCCTTCCGGCAAGGGCTGGACATCCACGCGGCCACGGCGGCCAAGGTGTTCAATACGCCCATCGAAGCGGTAACCCGTGAACAGCGTGGCCGTGCCAAGGCCGTCAACTTTGGTATAGCCTACGGGCAAGGCGCGTTCGGCCTCAGCCAGAACCTCGGCATCCCGCGCGGGGAGGCACAGGGCATCATCGACGGCTACTTCGCGGAATTCCCCGGCGTGAAAGGCTACATGGACGAGATGATCGGTTTCTGCCGGGAGCACGGATACGTGCAGACCATGATGGGGCGCCGGCGTTACCTGCCGGACATCCAAAGTGGCAACAACACCGTGCGTGCGGCGGCGGAGCGGGTGGCCATCAATGCGCCCATGCAGGGCAGCGCGGCGGACATCATCAAGGTGGCCATGATCAGGATCCATGACAAGATCCGGGCGGAACGCATGAAAAGCAAATTGCTCCTGCAGGTCCACGACGAACTGGTGTTCGACTGCTTGTTGGAAGAGGAGGAAGAGCTGATGGCGATGGTGAAAGAGTTGATGGAAGGAGCGCTTGCCTTGGCCGTACCGCTCGTTGTTGACATGCGCGTGGGGAAAAACTGGCTGGAGGCCCATTGA